In Methanonatronarchaeum sp. AMET-Sl, one genomic interval encodes:
- the pylSc gene encoding pyrrolysine--tRNA(Pyl) ligase large subunit: MEFTVSQKQRLQELGYEGDFPSGFSDVDERNRFFEKLVDDVREENRQRFKRLNNDKVPFWRQVSSDLRKGLYELGFVEVRTPEIISYSMLEKMNISDDLREQVYWLEEENRCLRPMLAPNLYNELRHFKRISNEDKVRLFEIGTCFRREKSSTEHLNEFTMLNAVEMGDIRDTEERLDILIEEIFGNLTTYELVEEESTLYGKTVDVLIDGIEVASCIAGPHPLDSNWSIDKPWVGIGLGVERLAMILDEGSTAKAYGNSYIYQDGVRLDIK, from the coding sequence ATGGAGTTCACCGTATCTCAGAAGCAAAGACTGCAGGAACTTGGGTATGAAGGCGATTTTCCCTCCGGTTTTAGTGATGTGGATGAACGGAACCGTTTTTTTGAAAAACTTGTTGATGATGTTAGGGAGGAGAATAGACAGCGTTTTAAGCGTTTAAATAATGATAAGGTTCCTTTTTGGCGTCAAGTATCCAGTGACCTAAGGAAGGGTCTTTATGAACTTGGTTTTGTTGAGGTAAGGACTCCTGAGATAATATCTTATTCGATGTTAGAGAAGATGAATATAAGTGATGACCTTAGGGAACAGGTCTATTGGCTTGAAGAGGAAAACCGTTGTCTACGTCCAATGCTTGCGCCAAACCTATATAATGAGTTAAGGCATTTCAAAAGGATCTCTAATGAAGATAAAGTACGGTTGTTCGAGATTGGAACATGTTTTAGGCGTGAGAAAAGCAGTACAGAACACCTAAATGAATTCACTATGTTGAATGCTGTTGAGATGGGAGATATCAGAGATACTGAAGAAAGACTAGATATATTGATTGAAGAAATCTTTGGAAACCTAACCACATACGAATTGGTTGAAGAAGAATCAACACTTTACGGTAAAACCGTAGACGTATTAATAGATGGAATCGAGGTCGCTTCATGTATCGCAGGACCACATCCATTAGACAGCAATTGGTCAATAGATAAACCCTGGGTCGGAATCGGTTTAGGTGTCGAACGTCTCGCCATGATATTAGACGAAGGCTCCACAGCCAAAGCATATGGAAACAGCTATATATATCAGGATGGGGTTAGACTTGACATCAAGTGA
- the pylB gene encoding methylornithine synthase PylB — MTSSELKTQTTENFETALTNTLNNEYTVEDLMRLLKPQDKKEEKKLYREARKLRQKNFPNGIYLYGFVYFSTNCRNNCRFCYYRKNNKHSERYRKTKKEITKISKKFIEEGVHLLDLTSGEDPYYHNEFNRFTDIINEIKKLNTPTMISPGVLTPKQIKKAREAGADWYALYQETHSKELYQKLRPNQPYKQRYNARKNAQKHGLLTEDGMLLGIGENLKNIAKTIKEMSKQQTSQVRCMKYVKQKGIPIPPQKPPTKYSTVTAVLRLTNPNKLIPASLDINGLKGIQKPLKAGANVVTSLVISDSGLKGVAQHEYGINTGERSPKNVIKYLKQNNYKINTKNNLKKYIKQNKNRNRNKER, encoded by the coding sequence TTGACATCAAGTGAACTAAAAACACAAACAACTGAAAACTTTGAAACAGCCCTCACAAACACATTAAACAACGAATATACTGTAGAAGACCTAATGAGGTTATTAAAACCTCAAGATAAAAAAGAAGAAAAAAAACTCTATAGGGAAGCACGGAAACTACGTCAAAAAAACTTCCCCAACGGCATATATCTATATGGATTCGTCTATTTCTCCACAAACTGCCGAAACAACTGTAGATTCTGTTACTACCGAAAAAACAACAAACACTCCGAAAGATACAGAAAAACAAAAAAAGAAATAACCAAAATATCAAAAAAATTCATAGAAGAAGGCGTACACCTACTAGACCTAACCTCAGGAGAAGACCCATACTACCACAACGAATTCAATAGATTCACAGACATAATAAACGAAATCAAAAAACTAAACACACCAACAATGATAAGCCCCGGCGTACTAACACCAAAACAAATAAAAAAAGCCAGAGAAGCCGGAGCAGATTGGTACGCCCTATACCAAGAAACACACAGTAAAGAACTATACCAAAAATTAAGACCAAACCAACCATATAAACAGAGATATAACGCCAGAAAAAACGCTCAAAAACATGGATTATTAACAGAAGACGGAATGCTACTAGGAATAGGAGAAAACCTAAAAAACATAGCTAAAACAATCAAAGAGATGTCAAAACAACAAACAAGCCAAGTAAGATGCATGAAATACGTAAAACAAAAAGGAATCCCAATACCCCCACAAAAACCACCAACAAAATACAGCACAGTAACCGCAGTACTAAGACTAACAAACCCAAACAAACTCATACCCGCCTCACTAGACATAAATGGATTAAAAGGAATCCAAAAACCCCTAAAAGCAGGAGCCAACGTAGTAACATCACTCGTAATATCCGATTCAGGCCTAAAAGGAGTCGCCCAACACGAATACGGAATAAACACCGGAGAAAGATCACCAAAAAACGTAATAAAATACCTAAAACAAAACAACTACAAAATAAACACCAAAAACAACCTCAAAAAATACATCAAACAAAACAAAAACAGAAACAGAAACAAAGAGAGATAA
- a CDS encoding radical SAM protein → MKGFIDNIIEENFGNIEFDRSFSFELAEKDTVCFNIRIPFCSNQCDYCLYGDSRVNPDTLDEFIESVIQEIDLYMKGMSYPEIETVYFIAGTPTQIPERLAEIITHLIDEYGFDGEVLTEAHPNDLTPESLNYLDEIGVDKLKIGIQSFENHVLNDIGRDHDRETAIDAVKRTLEHGFKHVNIDLMYGLPNQTVEDVVNTIDKAIELDVPSITTFPLMLLPRSQLYARVDKGETEIPDNEEEMYNAIRNKLTNNGYEMITIWSYSKQPDEYRGEYMHSSDFIGIGPGNWSYLEKSFYLNTANLKDYNEATNQGLPISVGTKFLGEDNKKLWFIRNLYFTEINKTDYKKCFGKPMEEDIGELIELLTTLDLILPTDNGYKLTNQGLEIASMGTKKIVMTLLNKFQENHLVGATPRQI, encoded by the coding sequence ATGAAAGGTTTTATCGACAACATCATTGAAGAAAATTTTGGTAACATTGAGTTTGACCGGTCTTTTAGTTTTGAGTTAGCAGAGAAGGATACGGTTTGTTTTAATATTAGGATACCGTTCTGCAGCAATCAATGTGATTATTGTTTGTATGGGGATAGTAGGGTTAATCCAGATACACTTGATGAGTTTATAGAATCGGTTATCCAAGAAATTGATTTATATATGAAGGGGATGAGTTATCCTGAAATAGAGACTGTTTATTTCATTGCTGGAACCCCTACTCAAATTCCGGAACGCCTAGCAGAAATAATAACCCACTTAATAGATGAATATGGTTTCGATGGTGAGGTTTTGACTGAGGCCCATCCAAATGACCTAACACCTGAATCTCTTAACTATCTAGATGAGATTGGTGTTGACAAACTTAAGATTGGGATTCAATCTTTTGAAAACCATGTATTAAACGATATTGGTAGAGACCATGATCGGGAAACAGCTATCGATGCAGTGAAGAGAACACTGGAACACGGTTTTAAACATGTAAACATCGATTTGATGTATGGTCTACCGAATCAAACGGTTGAGGACGTAGTTAACACTATAGATAAAGCAATTGAACTTGATGTACCAAGCATTACAACATTCCCCCTAATGTTGTTACCACGATCCCAACTATACGCAAGAGTCGATAAAGGTGAAACAGAAATACCAGATAACGAAGAAGAGATGTACAATGCAATACGAAACAAATTAACGAACAATGGCTATGAAATGATAACAATATGGAGTTACTCAAAACAACCGGATGAGTATAGAGGAGAATATATGCATTCAAGTGACTTCATCGGAATTGGACCTGGAAACTGGAGTTATCTCGAAAAATCATTCTACCTGAACACAGCCAACCTAAAAGACTACAACGAAGCAACCAACCAAGGCCTACCCATATCTGTTGGAACCAAATTCCTTGGAGAAGACAACAAAAAACTCTGGTTCATAAGAAACCTCTACTTCACAGAGATAAATAAAACCGATTACAAAAAATGTTTTGGTAAACCGATGGAAGAAGATATAGGTGAATTAATAGAACTATTAACCACATTAGACCTGATACTGCCTACAGATAACGGATATAAACTAACAAACCAAGGATTAGAAATAGCTAGCATGGGAACTAAAAAGATAGTTATGACTTTATTGAATAAATTCCAAGAAAACCATTTAGTAGGCGCAACCCCAAGACAGATCTAA
- a CDS encoding ABC transporter ATP-binding protein, with product MLEIENLTVSVEDEVILDNLDLRIDKGEVHVLFGPNGSGKSTLLKTIMGLPGYNVLSGKISFKGKDITDLPVNERVELGLALEYQHPPAIDGLKLRDLVDLIGKESIDEVNRMVDQLNLTDHMDREVNVGFSGGEVKRSEILQVFSQNPDMVLFDEPDSGVDVENVELLGKIINQMLDKEKKPSDRKRSGLIITHHGSILDLVDVDRAHVLYNGSIMCSGKPREILEEIIENGYENCAKCYRIEQN from the coding sequence ATGCTTGAGATTGAAAATTTAACGGTTTCTGTTGAGGATGAGGTTATTTTAGATAACCTTGATCTCCGTATTGATAAGGGAGAGGTTCATGTTTTGTTTGGCCCTAATGGCTCGGGGAAATCTACCTTGCTTAAAACCATTATGGGGCTACCTGGATATAATGTGTTGTCTGGGAAAATATCTTTTAAAGGAAAGGATATAACAGATTTACCTGTGAATGAGAGGGTAGAACTTGGTTTAGCCCTTGAATATCAACATCCACCAGCTATAGATGGTTTAAAACTCAGAGATCTAGTCGATTTAATTGGAAAAGAATCCATTGATGAAGTTAACAGAATGGTTGACCAACTTAATCTAACCGACCACATGGATCGTGAGGTCAACGTTGGTTTTTCTGGCGGTGAGGTAAAGAGGTCGGAGATTTTACAGGTATTCTCACAAAACCCCGACATGGTACTTTTCGACGAACCGGACAGCGGTGTGGACGTAGAGAACGTTGAGTTGTTAGGGAAAATAATTAACCAAATGCTGGATAAAGAAAAAAAACCAAGTGACCGTAAACGTTCAGGATTGATAATAACACATCACGGAAGTATACTAGACCTAGTAGATGTCGATAGAGCTCATGTATTGTACAACGGATCGATTATGTGCTCAGGAAAACCTAGAGAGATACTTGAAGAGATAATAGAAAATGGATACGAGAACTGTGCAAAATGTTATCGAATAGAACAGAATTAA
- a CDS encoding SufD family Fe-S cluster assembly protein — MLSNRTELRIKDRAEKYRDVPAKYGVDIDLSKYKIPAKKRQTETNPDKVKKEFGNDLSEVGIDLDKSSGSYIQVDGDVVYKKMYDDIEVLSITEALQKHDLSDYYWNAVEINDKYTARVENEMTEGYFIRVPQGVKKEIPTQTCLLQEDEKATQNVHNIIIVEEGAELHVITGCTKTRTTKEGLHLGVSEFYLEENAKLTFTMIHNWGKNHHVRPRTAVKLKDNATFINNYVLASPVKSIQSYPTAYCNGENSKASFQTVVYAKENSNMDLGSQTVLRGKGSKSDMISRSISRDKSNVTIRGRLVGEEENIQGHLECKGIILSDQSNLLTIPELEAKKSNLDLSHEAAVGKIKEEQLNYLMSRGLTEEEAISLIIKGFMTIDIKGLPPELTKKVEKMIDMTVEKAI, encoded by the coding sequence ATGTTATCGAATAGAACAGAATTAAGGATTAAAGATAGAGCTGAAAAATACAGAGACGTTCCAGCTAAATACGGAGTCGACATAGACCTAAGCAAATATAAAATTCCAGCCAAAAAACGTCAGACAGAAACAAACCCAGATAAAGTAAAAAAAGAATTCGGTAATGATTTAAGTGAAGTAGGAATCGATTTAGATAAATCCTCAGGCTCATACATCCAAGTAGACGGAGACGTCGTATACAAAAAAATGTACGACGACATTGAAGTATTATCAATAACTGAAGCTCTACAGAAACATGACCTATCAGATTACTATTGGAACGCCGTAGAAATCAACGATAAATATACAGCCCGAGTCGAAAACGAGATGACTGAAGGATACTTCATAAGAGTACCCCAAGGAGTTAAAAAAGAAATCCCAACACAGACATGCCTCCTTCAAGAAGATGAGAAAGCAACACAAAACGTCCACAACATCATAATAGTAGAAGAAGGAGCAGAACTCCACGTCATAACAGGCTGCACAAAAACACGAACAACAAAAGAAGGACTACACCTCGGAGTATCAGAGTTCTACCTAGAAGAAAACGCAAAACTAACATTCACAATGATACATAACTGGGGAAAAAACCATCACGTAAGACCCCGAACAGCCGTCAAACTAAAAGACAACGCCACATTCATCAACAACTACGTACTTGCAAGCCCAGTAAAATCAATACAAAGCTACCCAACAGCATACTGTAACGGAGAAAACTCCAAAGCATCATTCCAGACAGTAGTATATGCAAAAGAAAATTCAAATATGGATCTCGGCTCACAAACAGTATTACGAGGCAAAGGCAGCAAAAGCGACATGATCTCCAGAAGCATATCAAGAGACAAATCAAACGTAACAATCAGAGGCAGACTCGTAGGCGAAGAAGAAAACATACAAGGCCACCTAGAATGCAAAGGAATAATACTATCAGACCAATCAAACCTACTCACAATCCCCGAACTAGAAGCAAAAAAATCAAACCTAGACCTATCCCACGAAGCCGCAGTCGGAAAAATCAAAGAAGAACAACTAAACTACCTAATGTCACGAGGGCTAACAGAAGAAGAAGCCATATCACTAATCATAAAAGGATTCATGACAATAGACATCAAAGGCCTACCACCCGAATTAACCAAAAAAGTCGAAAAAATGATAGACATGACCGTTGAAAAAGCAATCTAA
- a CDS encoding isocitrate/isopropylmalate dehydrogenase family protein: MAHRVTLIPGDGIGPEVIEATKTVIDAAGVDIKYDVVEAGAGVMEEKGTPLPDEVIESVEKNKVALKGPITTPVGSGFRSVNVAIRQKLKLFANVRPTKNLPGIGVKDADLVTVRENTEGLYSGVEHYCDEDHSVAESHCIISRKASERVVRFAFEYALQEGREKVTAVHKANILKATNGLFLETAKEVASDYPEIEFEDRIVDNMAMQLVQKPELYDVIVTTNLFGDILSDLCAGLVGGLGVAPGGNYGHDKAVFEPIHGSAPKYAGQNKVNPTAQILTGTMMLKHIGEKEAANNIYQAVEEAIQEGEKLTYDLGGDAGTQEYAEYVASKL, translated from the coding sequence ATGGCCCACAGAGTAACTTTGATTCCTGGTGATGGTATAGGTCCTGAGGTTATTGAGGCAACGAAGACGGTTATTGATGCTGCAGGTGTTGACATAAAGTATGATGTGGTTGAAGCTGGAGCAGGTGTAATGGAGGAAAAAGGAACGCCGTTGCCTGATGAGGTTATTGAGTCTGTTGAGAAGAATAAGGTTGCTTTGAAGGGTCCAATAACCACTCCAGTTGGCTCTGGGTTCCGCAGTGTTAACGTTGCAATTAGACAGAAATTGAAGTTGTTTGCTAATGTAAGGCCGACTAAAAACCTACCTGGTATTGGAGTGAAAGACGCTGACTTAGTAACGGTTAGAGAGAACACTGAAGGTCTTTATAGTGGTGTGGAGCATTATTGTGACGAAGATCATTCAGTGGCTGAATCTCATTGTATAATTTCTCGAAAAGCTAGTGAACGAGTTGTAAGATTTGCATTTGAATATGCATTGCAGGAAGGTCGTGAAAAAGTAACAGCCGTTCATAAAGCGAATATACTTAAAGCTACAAACGGCCTTTTCTTGGAAACCGCAAAAGAAGTTGCTAGTGACTACCCAGAAATCGAGTTTGAGGATAGAATTGTTGATAACATGGCTATGCAATTGGTTCAGAAACCAGAGCTATACGATGTTATTGTGACAACAAACCTGTTTGGAGATATATTATCCGACCTATGCGCTGGATTGGTTGGTGGGCTTGGTGTTGCGCCAGGCGGTAATTATGGCCATGATAAAGCAGTTTTCGAGCCAATACACGGTAGCGCACCAAAATATGCTGGCCAAAATAAAGTTAATCCAACCGCACAGATACTTACAGGCACAATGATGCTAAAACACATTGGAGAAAAAGAAGCAGCTAACAATATATATCAGGCTGTTGAAGAAGCAATTCAAGAGGGAGAGAAACTCACATACGATTTAGGTGGGGATGCTGGAACACAGGAATACGCTGAATACGTAGCATCTAAACTCTAA
- a CDS encoding 3-isopropylmalate dehydratase small subunit, with amino-acid sequence MNFEGTARAYGDDVDTDAIIPGKYKFDTLDMNKLARHAMEGIDPDFYERIDEGDIIVAGENFGCGSSREQAPLVIKHAGISCVVAESFARIFFRNAINVGLPIVQVPGISSNVDEGDELLVDAEEGVVKNLTTGEEYSGEKLSGFMLTVLGEGGLPNYIKNRGDFVWPTE; translated from the coding sequence ATGAATTTTGAAGGAACTGCACGTGCTTATGGAGATGATGTTGATACTGATGCGATTATTCCGGGTAAGTATAAGTTTGATACGTTGGATATGAATAAGCTGGCTAGACATGCGATGGAGGGGATTGATCCTGATTTTTATGAACGTATTGATGAAGGGGATATAATTGTTGCTGGTGAGAATTTTGGTTGTGGTAGTAGTCGGGAGCAAGCGCCTCTTGTTATAAAGCATGCTGGTATTTCTTGTGTTGTGGCTGAATCTTTTGCCAGAATATTTTTCAGGAATGCTATTAATGTTGGTTTACCGATAGTTCAGGTTCCAGGGATTTCAAGTAATGTTGATGAAGGGGATGAACTATTGGTTGATGCTGAAGAGGGTGTTGTTAAAAATTTGACTACTGGTGAAGAGTATAGTGGTGAGAAATTATCTGGCTTCATGTTGACTGTTCTTGGTGAGGGTGGTCTTCCAAACTACATTAAAAACCGAGGTGATTTTGTATGGCCCACAGAGTAA
- a CDS encoding 3-isopropylmalate dehydratase large subunit, producing MGTIVENIFSEKFGEEAKAGDVVLVDVDLAMAQDGTAPLAINAFKQMDMDIAYPERLALVIDHISPSKSEGASELHIMMREFAKENNIKLYDVGEGVCHQLMLENHVKPGQLVIGADSHTCTYGAVGAFATGVGSTDMAAAFATGKLWFKVPETIKVNLTGKLPKNTSAKDIILKLCGKIGADGALYKAIEFTGPTTKQLTIPSRATITNMAIEMGGKTAIIEPDKKTKQYTGAEAPEWLKSDPDADYIQEIEIDVSKLEPQIAAPHQVDNVHNITKLEGTKIDQVVLGSCTNGRFEDLEAAANIIKGREVADGVRFLVFPASKSVYREAIDRGVVQTLVDAGATVCNPGCGPCPGTHMGILAPGEKALATTNRNFKGRMGSTDAEVYLGSPETAAFTAIHGEIATEDV from the coding sequence TTGGGAACAATAGTAGAAAATATATTTTCAGAAAAATTTGGAGAAGAAGCCAAAGCTGGAGACGTAGTACTTGTAGACGTTGACCTAGCAATGGCTCAAGACGGCACAGCACCACTGGCAATAAACGCATTTAAACAGATGGACATGGATATTGCCTATCCAGAAAGACTGGCATTGGTTATAGATCATATCTCACCAAGCAAAAGTGAAGGAGCATCAGAACTCCACATAATGATGCGAGAGTTCGCTAAAGAAAACAACATAAAACTCTATGATGTTGGTGAGGGTGTTTGTCATCAGTTGATGTTGGAGAACCATGTTAAGCCAGGGCAGTTGGTGATTGGTGCGGACAGCCATACATGTACATATGGAGCTGTAGGCGCCTTTGCAACAGGAGTCGGCAGCACAGACATGGCAGCAGCATTCGCAACAGGAAAACTATGGTTCAAAGTACCAGAAACAATCAAAGTAAACCTAACCGGAAAACTACCAAAAAACACAAGCGCCAAAGACATAATACTCAAACTATGCGGAAAAATAGGAGCCGACGGAGCACTATACAAAGCAATAGAATTCACAGGCCCAACAACAAAACAACTAACAATACCAAGCAGAGCAACAATAACCAACATGGCAATAGAAATGGGCGGAAAAACAGCAATAATAGAACCAGACAAAAAAACAAAACAATACACCGGTGCTGAGGCACCAGAATGGCTAAAATCCGACCCCGACGCGGATTACATACAGGAGATTGAGATCGATGTATCCAAACTAGAACCACAGATAGCAGCACCACACCAAGTAGACAACGTACACAACATAACCAAACTAGAAGGCACCAAAATCGATCAGGTTGTTTTGGGTTCTTGTACTAATGGTCGTTTTGAAGATTTAGAGGCTGCAGCCAACATAATCAAGGGTCGTGAGGTTGCTGATGGTGTGAGGTTCCTTGTTTTCCCTGCTTCTAAGTCTGTTTATCGGGAAGCTATTGATAGGGGTGTTGTTCAGACTCTTGTTGATGCTGGTGCTACTGTTTGTAATCCTGGTTGTGGTCCTTGTCCGGGTACGCATATGGGTATTCTTGCGCCGGGTGAGAAGGCTCTTGCTACTACTAACAGGAATTTTAAGGGACGTATGGGTAGTACGGATGCTGAGGTTTATTTAGGTTCGCCTGAAACTGCTGCGTTTACTGCGATTCATGGTGAGATAGCTACGGAGGATGTTTAA